The following is a genomic window from Methanolinea sp..
TGCGGAACGGCGCTCAAGGATAGGGGGTACCTCGGGGAGGTCGACCGGTTCGACTGGCTTTCCGGCATCCCCGTCCCGGTCCTCGGGATATGCGCGGGCATGCAGGTGATCTCCCTCGTCTTCGGGGGAGGGATCGTGGAGGCCGCCGAGGTAGGGATGGTGGAGGTCAGGACCCTCTCCCCCCACCCTCTCCTCCCGCGGGGACCCTCTTTCCAGGCGTGGGAACTCCACAGGTGCGCCAGTGTCCCGCCGCCGGGTTGGACGGTCCTCGCCGAGTCCGGGAAATGCGTGCAGGCAATCGCCCACCCCGATCTGCCGATCTACGGCGTCCTCTTCCACCCGGAGGTGAGGAACGGGGGGGTTGTCAGGGCATTCGTCTCCCTCGCGCGGAGGGCAGCAGGGGAGTGGAGGTCGCGGGAATCCCACGACCCGGCCTCATGAGACGGGTATCCCGTTCTCGCGCGCGATCTCGAGGAACGCGTGGGCAACGTGTTCTGCCTGGGCGCGCGTGATCCCGTAGCAGTTGAACTTCCAGACCTTCGTTGCGCCGGGGATGATCCCCGAGATCCCCCTCGCCGCGAGGGCACTGGAAAGGAAGAACCCCCTCTTCTTGTGCTTCGCGGCGACCCTGTCGAACGACTCCGTGGTGTCCACCCTCGTGAGCGTGTGCTGCCTTGGGTACTGGCTGAGTATCCTCGTCCCGCTTATCCGCACCAGCGAGTCGACGACGAGCATCGTGTTTTCGAGCTCGTCCTCCCAGTGCTTGACGCGTTCCCTCACGGCGGGGAACGACGCCATCATGCCGACGAGGGTCGCCCCCATCAGGGTGCACCCCATCATCTCGACCTCCTTGATCCCGAATGTGCGGCCCGTCACGTCCGTCCTCGCTGCAGTCGTCCTGAATACTTCCCGTGCCCTCTCCTCCCTCGCGGCGAGGATGCCCGAAGGGGCCGGTGCAGCCATGCTCTTGTGTCCCGAGCCTACGAGGAAATCCACGCCGATGTCTTTTCCGTCGACGGGCATGATCCCGACGGTGTACGCGCCATTGAGGAGGACGGGGATATCGTACTGGTGCGCGACCCGCGTGATCTCCTTCACGGGGTGGAGGTTCCCGTAGCTGTAATCCACGTGGTCGAGGAAGAGGAGGGGAGGAGTCTTCCCGGTCTCCCTGGCGACGGCCTCGATCTTTTCTGCCGTCGCGTCGGGCGTGATGATGTTTCCCTCCGATGCGGGGATCTCCCTCGGGATACCGCCCCGCGCCTCGATCGCGAGGATCTCGGTGTAGTGGGAGAGTGCCGTGACGAGGACAGGGTCCCCCTTTTCCACGTAGGTGTCCGCGACGGCCTGGAAGCCCCTGCGGGCGCCGGGAACGACCCTTACCACGTCCATGTTGACGAATTCCGCGAGGTCCCTGTGGAACCGGTCGATGGGCGGTTTTTTGATGTAATCGAGGCGGTTGGGAGACCGGCAGTGGTCGCACACCGAGTACCCGTCCCCGTACGCGATGAGCGCCTTCATCGCCTCGGCGGTGAGGCGGCCCCCCGCCTGGATGGGATCGATGTTGATCGTCGATTCCTCGACGTCGCGGAGGTCGATGTCACCGGCACATTTCATGCGAGGAGCTCCCTCTTCAGGACGTCCACCCGCTTCTCCAGCCCCTCGATGAGCGCCCTCACCTCCTCCCGCTCCCCCGCGCCGAGCGCGTGGTGGGGGGCAGTCCTGCGGAGGATGACGCGGAGGTCAGTGAGGATGAACATCGCCTCGAAGAGGGCAACGATTGCTGTTTTTGACACCAGATCACCATACCTATATGCAGAACGCGACTATAAGATACCGTGAGGCAGGCATTCACGTTCACCCCGTGCGGCCAGTCTTTTTGGGGGAATGAATACCCGGGATCGTGGTGAGAGATGAAGCTCGTCCACATCGCTGACACGCACCTGGGTCTCTCGCAGTTCCAGAAGGTGGACCCGGATTCCGGGATGAATCTCCGGGAAAAACTCATTTACTCTCACTTCCTCGATGCCATCGACAGGATCGTGTCGCTGCGCCCCGACGTCGTGGTGCACGCGGGCGACCTCTTCGACCAGGTCAGGCCCAAGACGATGGCGTACATGACCGCGCTCGAGGCGATCGACCGGCTATCGGCTGCGGGAATCCCCCTCGTGCTGATCTCGGGGAACCACAGCATGCCCAAGACGCGCTACACCCCCTCCCCTTTCAGGGTCCTCGAGTTCCACCACGGCGAGCTCCACGCGGCGTACTCCTACCGGTACGAGCGGGTCGAGCTGGGGGAGGCCGTCTTCCACCTCATCCCCAACATGCTCAGGCCCGAGCACTACAGGGAAGCCTACGACAGCATCGTCCCGGACAGGAATCGCTACAACGTCCTCGTCACGCACGGCCTCTCGTCGACACTCAAGGAAAAGAGGCTCAACACGGTCGCGGAACACGAGATAGACTCGACAATGGTGACCGGCGGCAGCACTTTCGACTACATCGCGCTAGGGCATTACCACGGGCAGGTACGCGTGGGGGAAAAGGCGTGGTACTCCGGTTCGCTCGAGTACCTGACGTATGGCGAGGCCGAGGACCAGAAGGGCGGCATCGTGGTTGACCTCGCGAAGAAAACGACCTCGCACCTGCCCCTCCCGCACACGCCACTGGTAAAACTGGATACCATCGATGCGCGGGAAGTGCCACCCGCGGAAGTCCCCGGCATCATCAGGAGGAGGATCGAGGAGAATTGCGTCCCCCCGCTCTCGATGGTGACAGTCACGGTATGTTTCCCCGACCGGGAGCACCAGCGGCAGCTCGCACAGAGGGATCTCTCGGAGATCCGGAGGACGATGCTCGACCTGAAGGTACAGGCGAGGGTCCCCGGGGAGTACAGGAGGGCGAGCGAGAACAGGGACATAAAGTCCCTCGACTACCTCGCCGAGTATGCAAGGTTCGTCTCGGGGAAGAACATGGGGACCGACGACATGAATTTCGTCAGGGACTACGGGTCGAGGGCGATAGCAATCGCACTCCAGGAGGAGGGCGAGAGGGGTGCTGATTGAGAGGCTCGCACTGCGGAACTTCAAGCGGTTCGAGGACGCGGAGATCCACTTCAGGGACGGAATCACGGGGATAGTCGGGAACAACGGGACGGGAAAGAGCAGCATCGTGGAGGCAATCCTCTTTGCGCTCTTCGGCATCCAGGGTACCGGTGTCCAGTCCGAGTACATCGTCTCGTCTTTCGCGGACGAACGGGCGAAGTGCGAGGTGCGGCTGGACTTCGTCGTCGGGGGTGAACGGTACTCGGTCGTCCGCTCTTTCAGGAAGAGAGGTGCGGTTTCCCACGAGGCACAGCTGAACATGGGCGAGAGGCTCCTCGCGACAGGGGTCTCCGAGGTCGCCGCGGAGATCGAGAGGCTCTGCGGCATGGGACCGTCCGATTTCAGGAATACCGTGTATGCCGCGCAGAAGGATCTCCTCGCCCTCCTCGAGGTCCGCCCCGGCGCGAGGAAGGAGTGGTTCATGCAGGTCCTCGGCATCGAGAAGCTGAAAACCGCGAGCGACGAGGTCATCAGGCAGTGGGTCGAGGAGACCGAGGCGTCCCTCGAACGCGAGAAGAACAGGCTCGAGGTGCTCGCGGCCAAGGGCGATGCCACCGCGATTCCCGCCCTCGAGCAGGAGATAAAGGACATCGCGCGGGTGCTCCGCGGAAAATACGAGGAGAAGGCGCTCCTCGAGGAAGCAGACCGGCTGCTCGGGGAGGAGGCGACCCTCGGGGAAGCGCGTGCCGCCCTCGAGGAGAAACTCCGCCAGAAAGAGTCCGAACTCCTCCAGCTCGCGGGCGCGCGCGAGAGGCTCGAGTCACTCGCACCCGCACTCGGGCGGTTGGCAGAGATCACCGCGGAACTGGAGGCGATGAAAAAGAAGGAACGGGAGTACCTCGACCTCCGCGACAGGATCGCGCAGGCAGAGGCCGCGGCACGTGTCGGGAAGGCGAGGCTCCTCGACCTCTCGGACCAGATCGAGGCGTACACCGCGGAAGCCGGCGAACTCGCGTCTCTCTCTCCCGTCGCCTCCCGGCTCGCGCAGGCGCGCGACCTCCTCTCCAGGCTCGAGAAGGCCCAGGTCGAATGGAGGGCACTCTCCGATCTCTCGGCCCTCGCGGGGAGGATCCGCGGGGAGATCGAGGAATGCGAAGGGAAAGCGAGGGTGCTTCGGGAGAGGCTGGAAGGGGCATCCCGGTCGAGGGAGAAGAGATCCGAGCTCGAGTCGCGGCTGCGCCAGCTCGGGACGAGGGCCGCGCAACTCGAAACGCGCGCGGAAACGCTTCGAAAAGAGGAGGAATCGCTCTCCTCCGACCGGGAGAGAATCCTCTCCGCCGGCCCGGGCGGGACCTGCCCCCTCTGTCACCAGGTCCTCGGGGATCACTACCCCCGCATCGAGAGGGAGTACGCGGAACGGATAGCCCGGATCGAGGGGGAACTCGACGAGATCCTCTCCGCCCTCTCTGCATGCAGGGAGGAGGAGGAACGCACGGAGGGAGAGATCGCCGCGATAGACCGTGACCTCGTAGAATTCTCGCACGTCGAGCGCGGACTCCACGAGGCGGTAGCGCGCAAGGAGAATCTCGAGGAGAGGTTGCGCGAGGTCGAGGAGGAACGCGCATCCCGCGCGGGGAGGCTCGAAGCACTCGGGGTGGGAGAGTACAGCCCCGACATCCACGAGAAAACGCGCGGGGAAGTCGCCGCCCTCGAAAAGATGGCGGAGCGGCTGCGCGAACTGCAGTTCCACCAGGAGAGGCTCGGGGCTCTCGTCGCGGAGAGGGACGGGCTCCTCCGCGAGATGGAAGGAGAGATGGCACGCTGCCGCTCCCTCGTGCAGGCGCTCGAGTCGCTCGGCTACGACCCGGTCCTGAAGGCGGAGAGGGAGGAAGAGTTCCGGTCGCTCCAGGCGTCCCGCGACGAGGCCCTCATCCTGCAGGAGCGGCTCGCTCGCGAAGCGGATATCCGGGCCGAGAGGGACGCGATCAGGGCAGAACTCGAGGCTCTCGGGGCACGGCTCTCTTCATGCAGGGAGAACCTCGGGAGGCTGGGCTTTCTTTCCGCCGACAGGTCCCGCCTCGCCTCCCGACTCCGGGAGATCTCGGGGGAGATCTCTTCCCTCGACACGAGGTCCGGGATCCTGCAGGAACGTCTCTCCAGTCTCCGCGCGGTCGTGGAGGAGCAGGAGAGGGCAAAGGGGGAGATCGCCGCCCTCGAGAAGAGGGCCGCCCTGCTCCGCGTCACCCGCAGAACAGTCGCAGAGTTCGTCCTCTACCTCGCGGGGGTCATAAGGGCAGACATCGAGGAAGAGGTGAGCCGGATCCTCGCGGAGATCACCTCCGGGCGGTACGACCGCGTGCTCGTGGACGAGGATTTCAACATCCTCGTGCGCGACATCGACGGTGACTACCCCATCTCCCGCTACTCCGGGGGAGAACAGGACGACATCGCTGTCGCACTCCGGGTGGCCCTCTCGCGGTACATCTCCGGCCTGCACAGCGTCAGGGAGAGCACGTTCCTCGTCTTCGACGAGATATTCGGGAGCCAGGACGAGGAGAGGAGGGCAAACCTCCTCCAGGCCCTCCGCTCGCAGGAGGCACATTTCCCCCAGATCATCCTCATCTCCCACATCCCGGAGATACAGGGGGAATTTGCCCACACCCTCCTCGTCGAGATGGTCGACTCGCAGAGGAGCAGGATCGTCGAGGTGACGTAGGTGCCCCCCGACCCGTACCTCGAGTCAATCCGGGCAATCGCCCGCGCCGTGGTGGAGTACGTCCCCCGGGACATCGGCGAGGTATTCAGGGAATACACGGGTTTATCCCGCCGCGACTTCCGTCCCGTCGGTCCACGGGGTTCCTGCATGGCATGGGCGGTAGACGGGAGCAATGCGACGGTGCTCGACGCACCGGGCATGACAGTGGTCGCGGTGAGGGCGGGTTTTTCCCGTTTCCGCGGCGGCGAGAGGGAACCTGCCGGCATCACCCCGGTGCTCCTCCACGCGGCGGATTCCCCCGGTGCGGGGAGAGAGTTCTCCTCGCTCTACGAGGAGTGTTTCGGCGTCCCACCGCGGAACCTCCCGAATTTCGACGACCCCTCCCGGGCCGCGGCCGCGATCCGGGACACCTACGAGTACTGGGTTGCGCTGGCATGTGCCCGGCGGTGCGCGCGGGCCGATCTCCTCCTCCTTGACGGCGCACTCCGGGTCTCCGAGGAATGCCACGACCCTGTCCTCGTCTCCATCATCAAGGAGTCCCGCGATCGAGGCATCCACCTCGTCGCGGTTGCAAAGCGGACTGCCGCGACGTGGGGGGGAAAGTACCCCCTCCTCCCCGCCGTCGGGGCACTCGCGCAGGCTGAGGGCCTGCGTTCCCCGTGGTGGGTGAAGATCGGGGAGGACATCCTCGACCGCACGCGCTACGCCCAGTGGGAGCACGGCGATGTGTACGTCTGTTCCCTCGCGAGGGGAAAAACAGTCCCCGTCAAGGTCGAGCTCCCGCGGGGAACCCCGGAACAGGCTGCAGACGACGCGTTCTCGCTCCTCTCGGCGTGCGCGGACGACGCGAGGGTCGAGGGGTATCCCTACCCCCTCCTCGACGTGCACAGGCACGTCGCGATAAACGCAGACGTCCTCGAGAAGGTCAGGTCTGACCTGATGGCCGGATTCGCGGACGTGGGCCTGCGGGCATCCGATGTCGACGTGCTCTTCGGTGATTACCATGATACATTTGGACGCTATTGAAACGCAGGACAACTCGAAGTGGCGGCTGATTGGGACGAGCGTGCTCTCGTACCGGTTCGTCGTGCCCCACGACGAGACCGTCTACGTGGGGGACATCGTGAAGGTGCAGGACCGGAAGAAGGGGCTCGTCTTCTTCGCGCGGGTGACAGACCTCGTCCACGAGAGTAACTTCGCGGACGAAAAGTGGGACACGAGACCATATTCCGGCCGGTTCTACAACCTCGGCGAGGACGTCTTCATCGGCGTCGAGGCGTTCCCCCTCGGGTACGTGGATGCACGCGGGAAGTTCCACAAGCCGCGCACCGTGCCCACGAAGTTCTCGCCCGTGGATTACCCGTCCGGGGATGACCTCGGGTTCCTCTCCACGGTCATGGGGGACATCGAGGTGGGGGCGATGAGGACGGGGCAGGACGTACTCGCGGGGGTCCCCGTCAAGATCCACAGCAGCGTCCTCCCCCAGCACATGGGAGTCTTCGCGACGACCGGAATGGGGAAGAGCAACTTCATGAAGGTCTTCTGCGCGTCCTGCATGCAGGCGAGGAAATTCGGCCTCCTCGTCGTGGATCCCCACGGGGAGTACCTCACGGGCGGGCAGAGCTCCACGGGCGAGCCGACGAGAGGGCTCACGCACGTGAAGGGGCTGCAGGACGGCCTCGCGGTCTTCACGACCCGGCCCGAGGAACAGCGCAGGCTCTACAGGGCAAGCAGCCTCTCGCTCGAGTACGACGACATGAGGGCAAGCGACCTCTCGATCCTCTACGACCTCTCTGACCCGCAGAGGGACATCCTCGAGGCCCTTGGCGACTACAAGGGGGGGACGGTGATAGGGTTTTTCTCGCGGCTCGATCCCGAGGAGTTCACGCCGACCACCTACCAGGCCCTCCAAGGAACCGACCGGGATATCGCGTACCGGCTGCGGACGTCCAACCCCGGGCCTCTCCGCGTCATCAAGAGGAGGCTCGAGAACCTCGTGAAGGGGAACCGGAATTTCTTCAGGGAGAAAGGATCCTGCATCCCTGACATCCTCGCGGCCTTGAGAGACCGGAAGGTTGTCCTCGTGGACATCCCCGGGATGAGCGAGAGGAGCGAGATCTTCGTCCTCTCGGTCCTCACGCGCGTGATCCTCGAGGCACAGAAGGAACAGGCGGAGAGGTACGGTGCGGGCGGGAACGCCGGGGAATCGGCCCCGGCCATCATCGTCGCAATCGAGGAGGCGCAGAGGGTCCTCGGTGCGGGTGGCCAGTCGACGCAGGTCTTCCGGGAGTGTGCCATGGAGGGGAGGAAGTTCGGCGTGGGCCTCTGCGTCATCACCCAGCAGCCCAAGAACATCGACCCGAAGGTCCTCGCGCAGATCAACACGTTCGTGATCATGGGTCTCGGCGACAGGGGAGACAGGGAGACGATCGCGAGCTCGGCAAAGCAGGATCTCTCCCGGATGGACACGGAGATTCAGACGCTCGATCGGGGCGAGGCCATCATCAGCTCTTTCTCGATCCCGTTCCCGGTGAGCACGAGGATCCACAAGTTCGAGGACTACATCGAGAGGATGCCGTCAAGGCGCGATGAGCCCCTCGCGCGGGGACTCGCAACGAGGTTCTAGGAACTGCTATCAGGCGGGACCCTTCCCTTTTTCCCTCTCCCGGGAGTCCGCGGTCCTCTGCACGGGGACGATGGAGACCGCGTTTATCACGGGGTCGCCCGTGACCACGTACCTCTTCATCACCTGCCCGAGAACCTCGACCACGTCACCCTTCCTGACCTTCTGGCGGGGCGACGTGAACATCTTCACGGAGATCTCGCCGCTCCTGTCGGCGACGAGGTACTGCGGCCGGTTGAGGAACTGGAAGTAGACCCTCTCGACGACCCCCTCGACCTTCACGATCTCACCGATCATGTGGGGCTTTATCATCCTGATCCTCACGGGACGCGCCCTCTCCCTGTACACCGGCTCGAGGGCGGCGTATTCCTTCTGGCTCATGTAGTTGAGGGCAAGGGGGATGGCAAAGAGCATGACCACAGTCGGGATTCCCCAGGCAAGGAGCGTCCAGTCCCCCGTGGCGAGGAACGCGTAAATCAAAAGAATCGCGAAGATCCCGACCACCGCGGTGGCGAGGATCGAGATCTTCGCATTAACTTCCCCTATCTTCATCCAGTTCAGCTACTTCAGGGCTGCGATCTCCTTCCTGAAGGCAACCCAGTAGAGCACGCCGACGAAGAACATGCCACCCACGATGTTGCCGATCGTGACGATGATCATGTTGTTCGTCCAGAAGGTCACCCAGTTCAACCCCGCGTTTATCTTCGTTGGGTCGGTGATGAATCCCTGGGTGAGGATGCCCGCGGATATGAAGTACTGGTTGGCAATCGAGTGTTCAAACCCGGTGGAGACGAAGCACATGATCGGGAACCAGATGCCGAAGAACTTGCCAATCGCGTCGTCCGCGCAGATACCGAGGAGGATGGCCAGGTTCACGAGCCAGTTGCAGCCAATGCCCTTGAGGAACGCCGACCACATCCCCATCGTCCCTACGTAGCTCACCTTGGCCGACGCGATCGCTATCGCCCTCGTACCGAAGGCGGTCACCGTCGCTGCTCCCGCGGCATCGAAGGAGACGAACGGGCCGTATGCCATGATGTAGGCGTACACGATTGACCCGATCAGGTTGCCGATGTACACCCACACCCAGAGGTTGAGGACCTGCGCCCAGGAGACCTTGTGGATGAACGCGGCCATGGGTGCGAGCATCGCGTCACCGGTGAAGAGCTCTGCGCCCGTGAGGACGGTGATGATAAGCCCGACAGGGAACACGGCTCCCGTGATGAGCTGTGCGAACCCCGCGCTCGCCGTGCCATACCTGAGCGCAGCATCGGTTGCAAGGACACCGGTGCTGCACACAGTCGCGAGACCGCCTCCCATGGCGATGTAGGCCCCCGACATGAACCCACGCATCACCATGTTCCATGCTGGCAGTCCTACCTTGTACTTCCCGGCATCGCCTGCTTTCGCGACGATTGCAACAGGGGGATGAAACACCATTTGTTACACACCTCTCTGACGATTACCTATACCATACCAATAATTCACTTTGCGTATAGGTTCAAAACTAAAATCCTTTCTGGTCTTATTAAAACCTTTCTAAATGATTTTCGCTGCGCATTCGCTTTTTTTGCGGATTTAACCTGCATTATCGGTCCTGATCGTGCCACAAATATATACAAAAACTTTCTGCCTGCCGGGGATCAGGCCGGCCGACGTCGCCCCGCCGCGTCCCGCGAGTACCTCCCGAACTCGCCCCTCTCGAGGATTGCCGCGGGGAACACGGGGCCGTCCCGGCAGACCCGCAGGCCGTCCGGGTCGATGCAGCAGGAGCCGCAGACACCGATCCCGCACTTCATGTACCTGTGGAGGCTGAAGTGTCCCTTCTCCTGGCATCCCCTCTCGCGGAGCACGGAGAGGACGGTTGCCATCATCCTCTCTGGACCACAGCAGATAACCGCGTCGTACCGGTCGAGGTTCTCTTCGCGCAGGAGGTCGGTGACGAGTCCACGGTGCCCAAGCGACCCGTCGTCGGTTGCAACCGCGAGGTCAGAAAGCGACGCGAAATTCTCCAAGAAGAGGAGTTCCTCCCTCGAGCGGGCACCGAGGAGGATCT
Proteins encoded in this region:
- a CDS encoding glutamine amidotransferase yields the protein MVLLVGLGYRDSGLLFDEFVRPVGDLVQSAGAGWEYRHYSGIRGDYAWDHDAVILCGTALKDRGYLGEVDRFDWLSGIPVPVLGICAGMQVISLVFGGGIVEAAEVGMVEVRTLSPHPLLPRGPSFQAWELHRCASVPPPGWTVLAESGKCVQAIAHPDLPIYGVLFHPEVRNGGVVRAFVSLARRAAGEWRSRESHDPAS
- the pscS gene encoding O-phospho-L-seryl-tRNA:Cys-tRNA synthase, with the protein product MKCAGDIDLRDVEESTINIDPIQAGGRLTAEAMKALIAYGDGYSVCDHCRSPNRLDYIKKPPIDRFHRDLAEFVNMDVVRVVPGARRGFQAVADTYVEKGDPVLVTALSHYTEILAIEARGGIPREIPASEGNIITPDATAEKIEAVARETGKTPPLLFLDHVDYSYGNLHPVKEITRVAHQYDIPVLLNGAYTVGIMPVDGKDIGVDFLVGSGHKSMAAPAPSGILAAREERAREVFRTTAARTDVTGRTFGIKEVEMMGCTLMGATLVGMMASFPAVRERVKHWEDELENTMLVVDSLVRISGTRILSQYPRQHTLTRVDTTESFDRVAAKHKKRGFFLSSALAARGISGIIPGATKVWKFNCYGITRAQAEHVAHAFLEIARENGIPVS
- a CDS encoding metallophosphoesterase, which encodes MKLVHIADTHLGLSQFQKVDPDSGMNLREKLIYSHFLDAIDRIVSLRPDVVVHAGDLFDQVRPKTMAYMTALEAIDRLSAAGIPLVLISGNHSMPKTRYTPSPFRVLEFHHGELHAAYSYRYERVELGEAVFHLIPNMLRPEHYREAYDSIVPDRNRYNVLVTHGLSSTLKEKRLNTVAEHEIDSTMVTGGSTFDYIALGHYHGQVRVGEKAWYSGSLEYLTYGEAEDQKGGIVVDLAKKTTSHLPLPHTPLVKLDTIDAREVPPAEVPGIIRRRIEENCVPPLSMVTVTVCFPDREHQRQLAQRDLSEIRRTMLDLKVQARVPGEYRRASENRDIKSLDYLAEYARFVSGKNMGTDDMNFVRDYGSRAIAIALQEEGERGAD
- a CDS encoding SMC family ATPase, with the protein product MLIERLALRNFKRFEDAEIHFRDGITGIVGNNGTGKSSIVEAILFALFGIQGTGVQSEYIVSSFADERAKCEVRLDFVVGGERYSVVRSFRKRGAVSHEAQLNMGERLLATGVSEVAAEIERLCGMGPSDFRNTVYAAQKDLLALLEVRPGARKEWFMQVLGIEKLKTASDEVIRQWVEETEASLEREKNRLEVLAAKGDATAIPALEQEIKDIARVLRGKYEEKALLEEADRLLGEEATLGEARAALEEKLRQKESELLQLAGARERLESLAPALGRLAEITAELEAMKKKEREYLDLRDRIAQAEAAARVGKARLLDLSDQIEAYTAEAGELASLSPVASRLAQARDLLSRLEKAQVEWRALSDLSALAGRIRGEIEECEGKARVLRERLEGASRSREKRSELESRLRQLGTRAAQLETRAETLRKEEESLSSDRERILSAGPGGTCPLCHQVLGDHYPRIEREYAERIARIEGELDEILSALSACREEEERTEGEIAAIDRDLVEFSHVERGLHEAVARKENLEERLREVEEERASRAGRLEALGVGEYSPDIHEKTRGEVAALEKMAERLRELQFHQERLGALVAERDGLLREMEGEMARCRSLVQALESLGYDPVLKAEREEEFRSLQASRDEALILQERLAREADIRAERDAIRAELEALGARLSSCRENLGRLGFLSADRSRLASRLREISGEISSLDTRSGILQERLSSLRAVVEEQERAKGEIAALEKRAALLRVTRRTVAEFVLYLAGVIRADIEEEVSRILAEITSGRYDRVLVDEDFNILVRDIDGDYPISRYSGGEQDDIAVALRVALSRYISGLHSVRESTFLVFDEIFGSQDEERRANLLQALRSQEAHFPQIILISHIPEIQGEFAHTLLVEMVDSQRSRIVEVT
- a CDS encoding DNA double-strand break repair nuclease NurA, with translation MPPDPYLESIRAIARAVVEYVPRDIGEVFREYTGLSRRDFRPVGPRGSCMAWAVDGSNATVLDAPGMTVVAVRAGFSRFRGGEREPAGITPVLLHAADSPGAGREFSSLYEECFGVPPRNLPNFDDPSRAAAAIRDTYEYWVALACARRCARADLLLLDGALRVSEECHDPVLVSIIKESRDRGIHLVAVAKRTAATWGGKYPLLPAVGALAQAEGLRSPWWVKIGEDILDRTRYAQWEHGDVYVCSLARGKTVPVKVELPRGTPEQAADDAFSLLSACADDARVEGYPYPLLDVHRHVAINADVLEKVRSDLMAGFADVGLRASDVDVLFGDYHDTFGRY
- a CDS encoding ATP-binding protein — encoded protein: MIHLDAIETQDNSKWRLIGTSVLSYRFVVPHDETVYVGDIVKVQDRKKGLVFFARVTDLVHESNFADEKWDTRPYSGRFYNLGEDVFIGVEAFPLGYVDARGKFHKPRTVPTKFSPVDYPSGDDLGFLSTVMGDIEVGAMRTGQDVLAGVPVKIHSSVLPQHMGVFATTGMGKSNFMKVFCASCMQARKFGLLVVDPHGEYLTGGQSSTGEPTRGLTHVKGLQDGLAVFTTRPEEQRRLYRASSLSLEYDDMRASDLSILYDLSDPQRDILEALGDYKGGTVIGFFSRLDPEEFTPTTYQALQGTDRDIAYRLRTSNPGPLRVIKRRLENLVKGNRNFFREKGSCIPDILAALRDRKVVLVDIPGMSERSEIFVLSVLTRVILEAQKEQAERYGAGGNAGESAPAIIVAIEEAQRVLGAGGQSTQVFRECAMEGRKFGVGLCVITQQPKNIDPKVLAQINTFVIMGLGDRGDRETIASSAKQDLSRMDTEIQTLDRGEAIISSFSIPFPVSTRIHKFEDYIERMPSRRDEPLARGLATRF
- a CDS encoding nucleotide-binding protein produces the protein MKIGEVNAKISILATAVVGIFAILLIYAFLATGDWTLLAWGIPTVVMLFAIPLALNYMSQKEYAALEPVYRERARPVRIRMIKPHMIGEIVKVEGVVERVYFQFLNRPQYLVADRSGEISVKMFTSPRQKVRKGDVVEVLGQVMKRYVVTGDPVINAVSIVPVQRTADSREREKGKGPA
- a CDS encoding formate/nitrite transporter family protein, producing MVFHPPVAIVAKAGDAGKYKVGLPAWNMVMRGFMSGAYIAMGGGLATVCSTGVLATDAALRYGTASAGFAQLITGAVFPVGLIITVLTGAELFTGDAMLAPMAAFIHKVSWAQVLNLWVWVYIGNLIGSIVYAYIMAYGPFVSFDAAGAATVTAFGTRAIAIASAKVSYVGTMGMWSAFLKGIGCNWLVNLAILLGICADDAIGKFFGIWFPIMCFVSTGFEHSIANQYFISAGILTQGFITDPTKINAGLNWVTFWTNNMIIVTIGNIVGGMFFVGVLYWVAFRKEIAALK
- a CDS encoding dihydroorotate dehydrogenase electron transfer subunit, with the translated sequence MIEGLPVPVRVTRVFRETPTVTTLVFNREFHFVPGQFVMVWVPGIDEVPMALSSPSSITVQRVGDATTVLSSLCPGDSIGIRGPFGNGFPAGRRMLAVAGGVGAAPILPAVVAGGVEKILLGARSREELLFLENFASLSDLAVATDDGSLGHRGLVTDLLREENLDRYDAVICCGPERMMATVLSVLRERGCQEKGHFSLHRYMKCGIGVCGSCCIDPDGLRVCRDGPVFPAAILERGEFGRYSRDAAGRRRPA